Genomic window (Phragmites australis chromosome 5, lpPhrAust1.1, whole genome shotgun sequence):
tcacatataaactaaggcataatttcaacttggtttctcagagcCCTACAAAATTATTATTATCTAGTAGCTCTTCATATAAAAGTAAGAAATATCTGGAGTTAAATATTTCTGTTATGATGTTTCACTTGTAACAATAATTAGCTAAAGGGATATTTTACATTTGACAACTAAGATCTTTGTCACATATCAAACCGAATGGTTACAAAGTGCATAACGGCTTCAGAGAGGGAAAATTTCCCAAAcacaatttattttattttattttgaattacaAATATGTAATTATACATGCCTGTGTGatatgaaaagagaaaagaaaatgactttTGTAGTGACGGGATCATTCATGCTATGCACCTTAATTTGCatgtaaacaaaagaaaatcagTTTCTTGTGGTGTACTAAGTAGCAACCAAGAGTTCAAAACTGTTCCATTTCATTTTGTTTGGAGTACGTGATACTCACTTAGTTACATAATGGGACAATTGTATTCTTGCCTCTAATTGGGAGTGCAACTGTGcatttgccccccccccctaactttgtgattttacctttcCTTTTTTCATAACGAAATTGTTGTTTGCCCCTAGTTTGAGGTTCCGTTAGGTGAAATAGGATTTAATGAAttttaagaagaagaaatgaaaGAAAGACTAAACTACCCTCCCCTTACCCATGAGTCATCTGCTCACCTGTGACTCTCTATCTCTTGGCAGCGGCGAGGCACAGGCGAGGGGCAGTGTGGCTTGGACGGCGTTAGAGGGTGGCACGGGCTGAGGCCAGGAGGAGAGCTGCCACGGCCAGCTGGCTCAGCTGGCACTCGCCGGTAGTGAGCGACAGCCCATTTGGCTCGGCCAAGGACACCAAAGGAGGAGCACACCGCTGGGAAACTTCCTGGGAAGGTGCCAAGTGATGCTACTAGGAGTGGCGGCTTTTAGCCCTCACGGCGGACTGCGTCAGCTTCGTGCTAATAACAAGATGGCGTGCGCAAAAGATTAAAGGAGGTTCGGTGATGCTCACTGTGGGCTCGGTTGGGGTGTAAAGGCGACGACGCATCATGAGGTGCGGGCAGAGCGATGCAAAACCAGGCCAACGGCATGGAGGATCCACGGTGGTGGCACAGAGCTTCGACGGCGTCGCATCAGTGAGGGGCTCGGCCATAAGAGGGGTGGAGAAggcgtagcgcatcacggggaACCCATTTAGGGGTTTTTCGCCGGTAGGCTCGATCGGAGCACGACCAGTGGCGTGCACTCCATGCAGCAAAACTCAGAGGCTCATGGTGGGCCACATCGGTGTCGGGTCGAAGTCAAACAGGCATGTGCCAATGCTCGCCCGAGGTGAGAGGAAGCTAACCAAGTGCGTAGCTCATCAGGGAAGGCTCCGTTGTACCAGCTCGACGGTAAGGTGGCGGAAAGGGGGCGCTGAAGTTGGGGAAGATTCACTAGGAGCTTGGTCCGGTGGGGGAAATGGGCCAATTTGGTCGGGGAAGGAGCGCACAACACTTATCTTTGCTCCACGTAGCTTGGGCCCGATCGAATTGAGCTCATGCTTGACGAATTTTGCAGCAGCGACTCTGTGTAGTGTCATGCTCTCTCTATGCTTGTGCTTAACAGAGAGAGGGaagtgagggagtgagagaggagttttaaaagtttgtcAAAATTCAGTTAGattaaaaatatacaaattCTATCAAGTTTTGCTGtcaaatttcttttaaaatatgtCAAAATGCTTAATGTCAAAACAAGGATAAAATCACAAAGTTATAAGAAAAGTAGGGATAAATATGCAGTGGTATACATATCCTTTTACAGTTGTCTTCATACCGTTAAGTGCTCTTAACGGAACGGAGACAAACACAATCTTCACCGTCTACCTGAATTGATCAAACAGTCACTGTGTAAAGTTATACCTCGTTTCTtctttaaaaatacatttaatctcttattatttatcttcaTACACAaacgtctaatatttatctttcatatatttaaaaatacatttaatcttagATTATTTACCTTTTATACTttttaattactatatattagaGTGATTTTACGTTTGTAACATGTGTGCAGTTAACAGTTCCAGAGAACAGCATACATATTGCCTTGGAATGCACGCCAAACTGGAGTCCGGGTAGGAGACAAAAGACGTCGTCAGAACTCAGAAGACCCACGGCTAAGGATGGCGGTGTTACCCGTTTACTATgcctatttttttattcttttatataagaaataaaaaaaatcggcATGGAAACACGCCGCAACGGGGACTGCTAAGCGAACCACGGGCTTGGTGGACTCTCAGTTCGACTATTAGGCCATTTCGTGTCGGCCATTCCCGGTCAGAAATTGTCACTCTGGCCCAGAAAGAAAATGGCACGGTTTGCATTCGGCTCAACCAGCCCCAGCCGACCACCTGATTAACCTTTCTCTAACAATTAAACTCTGCGCCTTTAAACAGACTATTGAAAATTCTATGAAATTTAAACTCTgcaaaaaattctgaaaaaaaaatctcagagAAGCAGCACAGAGTGTTATACAACAATGCTATGAAATTTCAAGCAGTCCTGTAGCCAGTACAgggagaaataaaaagaaagataTAGAGATGGATTATTTACAAGCAACAAATGTGCCATGCGAAGATGGAGAGGATATGCACATCGATTTCGCTGGCTAATCAGGACCAAGATATGCAATCATGCACATCCATAAATCTGCGCTACCTCGAGAGCATCCACGACCAGGATATGCACATCCATTTTCAGGTGCATGGAGGTAACCGATGCACCCTGGACCCTGTAAATAGACACTCGTGCCCTTCCCTTCTTCCTCACCCAGCAAAGCTCAGATCAGTTCAGCCATGGAGGGCAAGATCGCAGCAACGGCCTTGGTTCTGCTCCTCCTGACCTTCGGTGAGTGAGCTCTTCCCATCGAAACTCCAAAGCATGGAAGCGAATGAGTAGTCGCTAGCTAGGCATCAGCTGGTAGATGAGCAAGCACTTAATTGATCACCGGGACATAGATTAAACTGATATAATTTACTAACTGCATTGTGATTGTTTGGTTGCATGGTTGATTGAATTTGATTGCACGTGCAGGTGCCGAGGCCGAGCTGTGCACCTCGCACAGCAAGACCTTCCACGGGTGGTGCGGCAACAGCGCGAATTGCGCATCCGTCTGCGTCTCAGAGAAGTACACCGGCGGCTACTGCCACGGCGTTGTGCTCCGGCAGTGCATTTGCACTAAGGACTGCGGAGGTGGCGACGGAGGCGGTGAAGGAGGTGAAACCCCGCCCGGCGGTGGTGAAGGAGGTAAAACCCCACCCGACAGTGGAGGAGGTAAAGTCCCGCCCGGCGGTGGTGGAGGTAAAACCCCGCCCGGTTGTGGAGGAGGTGAAACCCCGCCCGGCGGTGGTTGCGGTGGAGAAGGTAAAGCCCCGCCCGGCGGTGGTTGTGGAGGAGGAGGTAAAACCCCGCCCGGCGGTGGTTGTGGTGGAGGAGGTAAAGCCCCGCCGGTGAAGTTGACTGTGAGGATCCTCAGAGGCCATGCATGAGTCTTGTGCATGCCAACTCGAGATTTGAGTTGATGACAATAGTAATAAAATGGTTGTGTTACTTGTCTGTCGAGTGATCAGTTGTTTTGCTTATCAAATCTATATCTGTTGGATTTGCTTTGAGGTTTGTTATCATGCATGCCCAGAGGAAGCAAGTACACATAAACATCTGATGGTACAAAATTCATGCACAAAACAACATAAGATGGTTGCTGATATATATGAGTGATGCTATTCTTCAAGCatatgtttttccttttcttttctaatcaTGAATTTGATCTATCCGATCTCGATCTAACACatcttctattttcttcttctcatgtGCCCTCTGCCGCCTCTCGTGACCCATCCGATGCACACTCCCCCACCGCCTCGCCTGACCACGGCCATGGTGCCCCCCCCCACCTGGACAATCCAGCCCACTGATTATCCTCCGCCATCCGAGGTTAGTGGCACCTCTACCCCGTGCCCACCTCCTCCGCCAGTTCAATCTCCCTCCTCCGGACCTTCTCTAAAGCTCCCTCACCCCCcaacacaaacaaacaaatcaacCCTCACACCGGGAACTACCGCAGGAGCACACCTCCCATCGCCAGCTCGTATTCACACAAGGTGACTGAAATCCACCTGATTAGGAGTGGATATATAAACATTGATATTGTGCATTGAGATGGTCAGAAACTGGGAGTAACGTTCAACAGTAGTATATGAAGAAACGAGGGCCAAAAACAATCCACTTATATTTGCACATCTGCACGAAGTTGATGCTAGTTAAGTTGAGAACAATGGCATGCAACAATGGCAACGTCTGCCTCGCCTTGAATCGCGTCATCGATGCTAGAAGAAAGAACTACAACGATGAAGGGAAGTATCGAGGGTTAGTTTCTGACAATAATTTCAGGGGTGTATCGGTCGATGGCCACGTAAACGACGCTTACAGTGTGCGTGTGtttatgatgaactcaagaacacaaggattaTTCAGGCTCGGATCTCCTTAAGAATAATAGTCCTACATCCTttatattttgttatcagagtttgtggactggttacagatgagttttcaCGACTCCTTTTCTGCCTATTTACAAACAAGGTActtctctctttatatactagagagatgCAGAACTTGCAAATGGATTCTGCTTAGCAGACCCATGCCTGGCCAAATATTGTAATCTTGGATTATCATCATGGAAAATCGGGTGAACCCAACTTGTCTGTCCCATCCATGGAACGCCGCTGCAACTGCCTCTCCCAATCGCCCGACCTGTCCCATAGTCATGCGCTGCAAGTTCGTCTGCCAAGCCGTCCCGTCCTTATGCTCCgcgagtctacctgcaaaatcatccacttgtCTGGTCGTTCTGCAGATCCTGCCCCATCGATCGTGTGGCGCAAGTCGGTCCGTAACACCTCACtccgtagcaattaatgctacgggacggggcaCTGCCCATCTGCGCTGGCTACGACTTTGTTTGTTGTAGGAGGTGATTTgagaaggaaaacacttaagtagacatcaataaatatgattagataGATTAGGTATGGGCGTCCCACGACTAGCAAGGGCTGGTTGTGAGACCATATTATATCGCAAGGAGGTTGGTCGCACAAGCCTCGCGTTGGTCGTGCAGCCAAGGGCTGGTCGCGCGATGGGCCAAGGTTCAGGAAATATCCCCCGCCGGTTGGCACATCCCTCGTAGGGTCCGTTAGCCAGGATGCCTCCTTACTCAATACTATGACAGTAGCCCCTAAGTTTCCCCATTGCCGTGGTCTAGCATCATGTGGGCAGTTAAGCATcctgaaaaagaaagagagagagagagagagagagagagagagagagaaacattgattgCCGTTGGGCTCGAGGGACTTTCGGTTCCCCATGCGCGCCCCCTTGGATTTTGAGCGATACGGATGCCGCGCAAGTTGAGATTCATCAGTACTTCCGAGAGtgaggtggtggatctttaTGATAAGCAAGAATTAGGCGGGACCTTTCCGTCAACATGGATCTAGCCACTCGAGTCGAGAGGGAAAGAACaagcatgtaataggatagttaacCTGGTCGAATGTAACCACCCGCATGTAACCTATCTTTTCCATTAATGAAAATGGTCTGGCTCTTTCTGATGGCCTCGTCGATGATTGAAAGAGCACCCGAGAGCCTTGCGGGTTTTGGACCGTCCTGTCCAAACCATTGTTCAGAGTGTTCAGAGAGTTTTCCCCATGTTATCGTGGCGAGTAGGATCTAACTGTTCTGCCTACTCGTTAGTTAGGCTTCGAAGCGCGGGATAGCCCTTAGCACAACAAGTCCCTTAGCGGCGACTAGCACCCAACCCGAGTGAGGACTTGAGGCCTTGTGGTCGTTATCCCAAGTCGTTCGTACCTCTGATATTGCGCGAGCAGCGATCCCACAATGTTCAAGAGCTCTCGGCCACCTGGTCATTTTAACTTCCTAGCCGCCAGATCCCGTAGTGACCGTCAAGTGTTGTCATGTTCTGTGGTCGGAGAGCTAATCTGGCGGGGGTTTGTTGTTGGTCATGAAATCCTACAAAATAAAGAGTCTGATCTTTTTAActttttgaaaaactttcaagttATATTCCATGCTCGTTCTGAAAGgttctgcaaaatagagaaataggTCTGTCTCTGAGCAACACTACATATAGAACTTGCGCAGCAGGGCGATGTTCCAGAAGTTGTGTAATTCATAGCTGTCCTAAATGGATAGCTTGATCGCACCAGGTCGGGTGACATAGACCACTCTTTAGGGCCTTTCCCACTTGGGGGAAAGTTTCTTCCGACTgaccttattctgaatttgcctaaggacgaggtcacctACAACCAATCTCTGTTTTCGCTCTTTGCGGTGgtgaactcttcgatcaggtttacatcatcctctcGTCGCCCCACCTGGCTGTCATCCGAGTAATTGGCCACTCGGGGCAATTGAAAGGCAATCTCGgagggaagcattgcctctgtgccaaaaataaggaagaaaggggtttcggccATAGCCCTACGGGAATCGTTCGCAGCGACCAGAGTATTGTGGGTAGTTCATCCACCCTgcatcttgaatagcttttaagccgatcaTCCCATTAGTCCTTTCGACCTGTCCGTTGCTCTATGGGTGTGCCACCGGCGCATAGCAAACTTCAGTCCTGATCTCTTCGCAATAGTTCTGGAATGTACTACTGGCGAACTAAGTCTCGTTGTTCGTAATTATACGATTTGGATTgtcaaaccgcactaccagcacatgtatgaacttaatcgttgCTGAGGTGGTGATCTTCCTATCAGGCTCAGCCTCTATCTACTTGGTGAATTTATCGATTGCCACGAACAGAGATTCAAAATCACCTAgagctttagggaatggtcccacaatatcgagcccccagatagcgaaaggccaagagagtggtataatTTGCAGTGCTTGAGCTGGTAAGTTGGTATGTCGGTTATGGTACTAAcatgactcgcaccgtttcaccagctcaaGTATCTTGGAGGACAGTGGGCTAATAAAATCCTTGccgaaatatttttttactagaGCGTGGtacgaagcgtggctaccaTATATGCCTTCATGGATATCaaagagcattgtgctcccctcttcctgagtgatgcatttcagtaaaaggttaTTGCTCCCCCGACggtaaaggcgtccctctaccaaggagtatCTGTGGGCTTACcacgagaccttttctgctgacacatcatcatcGGGTATTGCTTGATTCTAAAGGTATTACGAGATCTGTTCCATCCAAGTCGTACCTAAATCGAACAGGGCAACCACGTGATAGCCACCCGAGGTTGACGACACCGAAGGAgacattgcctccaaaggtattgcctctggtgctctgtTTTTAAGCGGAGCATCCACTTCACCTTGGCCTGAGACCAcggtggatggtcatgtgagtctttcttcaaagattttGACTGGGATAGGTttgcgagaagaagctagatgggccagctcatcggctaggaagttgtccttgtaagggacgtgcttgacttcAAAACTGAAAAACATCGCTCCAGTCTTCTCACTTCAACGAGGTATGCCACCATTGTCAGATCATAgcattgaaactccttttgcacttggttaacAACCAATAGCGAGTCctctatgactaacatatgtttAATCCCAAATGTGGAGGCTGCTCACATTCCAGACAAGAGGCCATCATATTccgcaatattgttagtggctcaaaaatataattgaactacttACCTGAGGAGGTCGTCAGTTGGTGAGGTCAACAC
Coding sequences:
- the LOC133917327 gene encoding anther-specific protein SF18-like: MERICTSISLANQDQDMQSCTSINLRYLESIHDQDMHIHFQVHGGAEAELCTSHSKTFHGWCGNSANCASVCVSEKYTGGYCHGVVLRQCICTKDCGGGDGGGEGGETPPGGGEGGKTPPDSGGGKVPPGGGGGKTPPGCGGGETPPGGGCGGEGKAPPGGGCGGGGKTPPGGGCGGGGKAPPVKLTVRILRGHA